In Nostoc sp. UHCC 0926, a single genomic region encodes these proteins:
- a CDS encoding NAD(P)(+) transhydrogenase (Re/Si-specific) subunit beta, whose amino-acid sequence MSDFLPTGIQLTYLVAASLFILGLKKLGSPATARNGNLVASVGMLLAIAATMLDQHVLNYEMILLGLAIGSGIGAIVAYKVQMTEMPQMVGLLNGLGGAASALVAVAEFWRLLDSSQPIPLDVNISILLDVLIGGITFTGSFLAFAKLQGLISGSPITFPFQQPFNLLLLAAYVVGSVYLIITPDSLPIFLGVVGVSLVLGVMFVIPIGGGDMPVVISLLNSLSGVAAAAAGFVVMNNMLIIAGALVGASGLILTEIMCKAMNRSLFSVLFSAFGTGSTSGGGAASGGATDQSVRSIDPEEGAMMLGYARSVVIVPGYGMAVAQAQHSVRELSDQLEKMGVDVKYAIHPVAGRMPGHMNVLLAEANVPYTQLYDMEDINPQFEQADVALVIGANDVVNPAARSDTNSPIYGMPILEVDRAKQTIVIKRGMSTGFAGVENELFYKDKTTMLFGSAKDMVAKLVSEVKQL is encoded by the coding sequence GTGAGCGACTTTTTACCAACTGGCATTCAGCTGACGTACTTAGTCGCTGCATCGTTATTCATTCTAGGCTTGAAAAAGCTGGGATCACCTGCTACAGCGAGGAACGGTAATCTCGTTGCGTCTGTGGGGATGCTGCTGGCGATCGCAGCAACAATGCTGGATCAGCATGTGTTGAACTACGAGATGATATTGTTGGGCTTGGCGATTGGATCGGGAATTGGGGCGATCGTTGCCTACAAAGTCCAAATGACCGAAATGCCCCAAATGGTGGGTTTACTCAACGGCTTGGGCGGTGCGGCTTCGGCTTTAGTAGCCGTTGCCGAATTCTGGCGGTTGTTAGATAGTTCTCAGCCGATACCCTTAGATGTCAACATTTCCATACTTTTGGACGTGTTAATCGGTGGTATTACCTTCACAGGTAGTTTTCTAGCCTTTGCCAAATTGCAAGGTTTAATCAGCGGTTCCCCGATTACATTTCCTTTCCAGCAACCATTTAATCTCTTGCTTCTGGCTGCTTATGTAGTGGGCAGTGTCTATTTAATCATTACACCAGATAGCTTACCCATATTCTTGGGAGTGGTTGGCGTTTCATTGGTGCTGGGCGTGATGTTCGTCATCCCCATTGGTGGCGGCGATATGCCGGTGGTAATCTCGCTGTTGAACTCGTTGTCAGGTGTGGCGGCGGCGGCGGCTGGGTTCGTGGTGATGAACAATATGTTAATCATCGCTGGGGCTTTGGTGGGAGCATCTGGGTTAATCCTCACCGAGATTATGTGTAAGGCAATGAACCGCTCCTTATTTAGTGTGCTGTTCAGCGCTTTTGGGACAGGATCTACTTCTGGTGGTGGTGCTGCTAGTGGTGGTGCAACTGATCAAAGCGTCCGTAGTATCGATCCTGAAGAAGGGGCGATGATGTTGGGTTATGCCCGTTCTGTGGTAATTGTGCCTGGTTATGGGATGGCAGTAGCCCAAGCGCAACACAGCGTCCGGGAATTGTCAGATCAGCTAGAAAAAATGGGCGTTGATGTCAAGTATGCCATTCACCCCGTTGCTGGGAGAATGCCGGGGCATATGAATGTATTACTGGCGGAGGCAAATGTGCCTTATACGCAGTTGTACGACATGGAAGATATTAATCCCCAGTTTGAGCAAGCGGATGTAGCTTTAGTTATTGGGGCAAATGATGTGGTAAATCCGGCGGCGCGGAGTGATACAAATAGCCCGATTTATGGTATGCCGATTTTGGAAGTAGATCGGGCGAAGCAGACAATTGTGATTAAGCGGGGGATGAGTACAGGTTTTGCCGGTGTAGAAAATGAGTTGTTCTACAAGGATAAAACTACGATGCTTTTTGGTAGCGCGAAAGATATGGTGGCGAAGTTGGTTTCTGAAGTGAAGCAACTTTAA
- a CDS encoding helix-turn-helix domain-containing protein codes for MDYEAVRRRFGSRVRHLREEKGITQERLAELIGKTIEHVSLLERGERSPSFEVILETANALNISVSYLMNIEQTNDNTDTINTLLVAPVSPTLVKPVEEPITTKNKRSSDIERLQLAFNGIREMQKLADEYGINDILQDNGGKVLQVLILLGLRISPGREGNDAIDADDNEYELKTINRALNKNAGVTTHHHLNRDILCKYRSVKAWYIAVYEGIELIEIYKVPSSILEEKFQQWEIKLQTQESINNPKIPMKLVKKGEIVYTKQINTH; via the coding sequence ATGGATTACGAAGCAGTTCGACGACGCTTTGGTAGTAGAGTGCGTCATCTTCGAGAGGAGAAAGGTATTACACAAGAACGTTTAGCTGAATTGATAGGGAAAACTATAGAACACGTTAGCTTATTGGAGCGAGGTGAACGCTCTCCATCATTTGAAGTAATTTTAGAGACTGCTAATGCACTCAATATTTCAGTTTCTTATCTAATGAATATTGAGCAGACAAATGATAATACTGATACTATAAATACTCTGCTCGTTGCTCCAGTTTCTCCTACTCTAGTTAAGCCTGTCGAAGAGCCTATTACCACAAAAAATAAGCGTAGTTCTGATATTGAGCGGTTACAATTGGCATTTAATGGTATTCGAGAAATGCAAAAACTAGCAGATGAATATGGCATTAATGATATTTTGCAGGACAATGGTGGAAAAGTTCTACAGGTACTCATTTTATTAGGTTTACGTATATCTCCAGGTAGAGAAGGAAACGATGCTATTGATGCAGATGATAATGAATATGAATTAAAAACAATAAATCGCGCACTTAATAAAAATGCTGGTGTAACTACACACCATCATCTCAATAGAGATATTCTTTGTAAGTATCGATCCGTCAAAGCATGGTATATAGCAGTGTATGAAGGTATAGAATTGATCGAAATTTATAAAGTCCCTTCTTCTATTCTCGAAGAAAAATTTCAACAATGGGAGATTAAGCTACAAACACAGGAATCTATAAATAATCCCAAGATACCAATGAAATTGGTTAAAAAAGGTGAAATTGTTTACACTAAACAAATAAACACACATTAG
- a CDS encoding Re/Si-specific NAD(P)(+) transhydrogenase subunit alpha, which yields MRIAVAKEIEVCERRVALIPDTVARLVKQGLEVWVETGAGERSFFNDTDYEAAGATIISDTAKLWGETDILLKVSPPQEREDGRSEIDLLKEGAVLLSFLNPLGNPVVAQQLANRKVTALSMEMIPRTTRAQSMDALSSQASLAGYKAVLIAAAALPKYFPMLTTAAGTIAPAKVFIMGAGVAGLQAIATARRLGAVVEAFDIRPAVKEEVQSLGAKFVEVKLEEETVAAGGYAKEISEASKQRTQEVVAEHVKNSDVVITTAQVPGRQAPRLVTEEMVAQMKPGSVIVDLAADQGGNCACTEPGKDIVWNGVTIIGPINLPSSMPIHASQLYAKNVTSLMQLLIKDKALQVDFSDDIVDAACVTHAGEIRNQRVRDALQALSGVGAG from the coding sequence ATGAGAATAGCAGTTGCTAAAGAAATTGAAGTTTGTGAACGTCGTGTAGCATTAATTCCTGACACCGTTGCTCGATTAGTAAAACAAGGTTTGGAAGTCTGGGTAGAAACAGGTGCAGGGGAGCGATCTTTTTTCAACGATACTGACTATGAAGCAGCAGGAGCCACAATAATCAGCGATACTGCCAAACTATGGGGCGAAACAGATATTCTGCTGAAAGTCAGCCCACCGCAAGAGCGAGAAGATGGACGCTCAGAAATTGACTTGTTAAAGGAAGGGGCTGTATTACTCAGTTTCCTCAATCCTTTGGGAAATCCTGTTGTGGCGCAGCAACTGGCAAATCGGAAAGTCACAGCCTTGAGTATGGAAATGATTCCCCGTACTACCAGGGCGCAAAGTATGGATGCTTTGTCCTCGCAAGCTTCATTAGCAGGTTATAAGGCAGTATTAATTGCCGCAGCGGCATTACCGAAATATTTTCCGATGTTAACCACAGCCGCAGGTACGATCGCTCCAGCGAAAGTATTTATTATGGGCGCTGGTGTAGCCGGATTGCAAGCGATCGCCACCGCTAGACGTTTGGGAGCAGTGGTAGAAGCCTTTGATATCCGTCCCGCTGTTAAAGAAGAAGTTCAAAGCTTAGGGGCAAAATTCGTTGAAGTCAAATTAGAAGAAGAAACCGTCGCCGCAGGTGGTTACGCCAAGGAAATCTCTGAGGCTAGCAAACAACGTACCCAAGAAGTTGTCGCCGAACACGTCAAAAATTCTGATGTGGTGATTACCACCGCCCAAGTTCCTGGGAGACAAGCACCACGGCTGGTTACAGAAGAAATGGTGGCCCAAATGAAACCCGGTTCAGTGATTGTGGATTTGGCTGCTGATCAGGGTGGTAACTGCGCCTGCACCGAACCCGGCAAAGATATTGTCTGGAACGGCGTGACAATTATCGGCCCCATCAATCTCCCATCATCAATGCCAATTCACGCCAGCCAATTGTATGCCAAGAACGTAACTTCGTTAATGCAACTGCTAATTAAAGACAAAGCTTTGCAGGTTGACTTTAGCGACGACATCGTTGATGCAGCTTGCGTTACCCACGCTGGTGAAATTCGCAATCAACGAGTGCGGGATGCACTACAAGCTTTAAGCGGCGTTGGAGCAGGTTAG
- a CDS encoding PH domain-containing protein yields MGIREDVYYEGGPHIGDLIINLLIGLTVVGIPLTVGAIVRALWLRFRITDRRITVTGGWQGRDRTDIIYSEIVKVVTIPRGIGLWGDMVLTLRNGSRLELRAIPKFREVYDYINERIAAKNPEYSSTANK; encoded by the coding sequence ATGGGAATTCGTGAAGATGTTTATTATGAAGGTGGGCCCCATATTGGGGATTTGATTATCAACCTGCTGATAGGGTTAACTGTCGTTGGCATACCATTAACAGTTGGGGCAATTGTCAGGGCATTGTGGCTGCGTTTCCGCATCACTGATCGCCGAATTACCGTGACGGGAGGTTGGCAGGGGCGCGATCGCACTGACATAATTTACTCAGAAATTGTCAAAGTCGTCACAATCCCCCGTGGCATTGGCTTATGGGGAGATATGGTGCTAACCCTAAGAAATGGGAGTCGTCTAGAATTGCGTGCAATTCCCAAATTTCGGGAAGTCTATGACTATATCAATGAAAGAATAGCTGCGAAAAATCCCGAATATAGCAGCACTGCCAATAAGTGA
- the rnpA gene encoding ribonuclease P protein component: MALPKANRLKSRKDFQAVFREGIRRHGSYLTLRALKPLCLIKPSLDTATQTTQATDSAHLASTRIGISISTKVSKRAVVRNRIKRQITAALHNLLPKLSPGWRLVVIVKPTAAESKCVSPQFLQELEQLLAQAEVFDGNS; this comes from the coding sequence GTGGCTTTGCCCAAAGCAAATCGGCTAAAATCTCGCAAGGATTTCCAGGCAGTTTTCCGGGAAGGAATTCGGCGTCATGGCTCTTATTTAACATTGAGAGCCTTAAAGCCGTTGTGTTTAATAAAACCTTCTTTGGACACTGCCACCCAGACTACACAAGCAACTGACTCAGCACATCTTGCCAGCACGCGAATTGGCATTTCCATTAGCACGAAAGTCAGCAAAAGGGCAGTGGTTCGCAACCGAATCAAACGGCAAATTACTGCTGCTTTGCACAACTTGCTGCCCAAATTATCACCAGGATGGCGGCTAGTGGTCATTGTCAAACCCACAGCAGCAGAATCTAAGTGCGTAAGCCCACAATTTCTGCAAGAATTAGAGCAGTTGTTGGCACAAGCCGAGGTGTTCGATGGGAATTCGTGA
- a CDS encoding DNA-methyltransferase, translating into MVSIVFGTPLYTTDYGYAYLGDSLELLDKVESDSINLVITSPPFALQREKIYGNVDQEAYVDWLFAFCKKVYRVLKSDGSFVIDLGGAYQTKRPVRSLHNYRILIRLCDELNFRLAEEFFWYNPSKLPSPIEWVNKRKIRAKDSVNTIWWLSKTDNPKADVSKVLVPYSERMKKLQANPEKYYKPKTRPSGHDIGSAFANDNGGAIPSNLLQIANTESNSRYMQLCKAAEISPHPARFPQKLPTFFINFLTEPADIVLDIFAGSNTTGAAAEVSQRHWISFEQNKSYLAASAFRFMDVNLSLHQSLEIFKNLMNMEESIKIASYGQLKLEI; encoded by the coding sequence ATGGTATCTATTGTATTTGGAACACCTTTGTACACTACAGACTATGGCTATGCATATCTTGGAGATTCGCTTGAATTACTAGATAAAGTTGAATCAGATTCTATTAATCTAGTGATTACTTCTCCTCCCTTTGCACTACAACGTGAAAAAATTTACGGTAATGTTGATCAAGAAGCATATGTAGATTGGCTTTTTGCTTTCTGTAAAAAAGTTTATCGTGTACTAAAGTCCGATGGAAGTTTTGTAATTGATCTTGGGGGAGCATATCAAACTAAGCGTCCTGTGCGATCACTTCATAATTATCGTATTTTAATTAGACTATGTGATGAACTAAATTTTCGTTTAGCTGAGGAGTTCTTTTGGTATAACCCATCTAAACTCCCTTCACCTATTGAATGGGTGAATAAACGCAAAATTAGGGCGAAAGATTCAGTCAACACTATCTGGTGGTTATCAAAAACTGATAATCCTAAAGCTGACGTGAGTAAGGTTCTTGTTCCTTATTCTGAAAGAATGAAAAAGCTGCAGGCCAATCCTGAAAAATATTACAAACCTAAAACACGTCCTTCAGGACATGATATTGGCTCTGCTTTTGCTAATGATAATGGAGGAGCAATTCCTTCCAATTTGTTGCAAATTGCTAATACCGAAAGCAATTCTAGGTATATGCAACTTTGTAAAGCAGCGGAAATTTCTCCACATCCAGCACGTTTTCCGCAAAAATTACCTACATTTTTTATTAACTTTCTTACAGAACCAGCAGATATAGTACTTGATATATTTGCTGGCTCTAATACTACTGGTGCAGCGGCGGAAGTATCGCAGAGACATTGGATATCTTTTGAGCAAAACAAGTCTTACTTAGCTGCTTCTGCTTTTAGATTTATGGATGTAAATCTAAGTTTGCATCAATCTTTAGAAATATTTAAAAATCTGATGAATATGGAAGAAAGTATCAAAATCGCAAGTTATGGTCAACTTAAGTTAGAAATATAG
- the rpmH gene encoding 50S ribosomal protein L34: MKRTLGGTSRKRKRTSGFRARMRTPDGRNVISARRRKGRHRLSV, translated from the coding sequence ATGAAAAGAACACTGGGCGGTACTAGTCGTAAGAGAAAAAGAACCTCTGGTTTTCGCGCCAGAATGCGGACACCAGACGGCAGAAATGTGATTAGCGCCAGGAGAAGAAAAGGACGTCACCGTCTGAGCGTTTAG
- a CDS encoding DUF2808 domain-containing protein produces MRRLLSALAVTSCLVTGFPALTWAQSLPGFTLFSGVKAENQLPFRLDFGGQANGWDRYILRIPAKRMKLAVGQFAINYPDYYKGTFDQKKIEVRVKGKAVPLSEVKWDKEGKLINIFPQDPVPAGSAVEVVLSNVKNPAFGGVYYFNCQVLSPGDVPLLRYMGTWILSIN; encoded by the coding sequence ATGCGACGTTTACTTTCCGCTTTGGCCGTGACTAGCTGTTTAGTGACTGGATTTCCAGCCCTGACTTGGGCACAAAGTTTACCTGGATTTACGCTGTTTAGCGGCGTTAAAGCCGAAAATCAATTGCCCTTTAGGTTAGATTTTGGTGGACAAGCTAATGGTTGGGATCGATACATATTAAGGATTCCAGCGAAAAGAATGAAATTGGCAGTTGGTCAATTTGCCATTAACTATCCTGATTATTACAAAGGAACTTTTGACCAGAAAAAAATTGAAGTCCGAGTCAAAGGCAAAGCAGTTCCGCTTTCTGAGGTGAAGTGGGACAAAGAAGGTAAGCTGATTAATATTTTTCCCCAAGATCCGGTGCCAGCAGGTAGCGCAGTTGAGGTAGTCTTATCTAACGTGAAAAACCCAGCCTTCGGCGGAGTTTACTACTTTAACTGTCAAGTGCTCTCCCCTGGCGATGTGCCACTACTACGCTACATGGGAACATGGATTTTGAGCATCAATTAA
- a CDS encoding NAD(P) transhydrogenase subunit alpha, with product MTEALLAALFVFVLASFIGFEVINKIPPTLHTPLMSGSNAISGISVLGAIVASGARETSVSVILGLIAVVLATVNVIGGFLVTDRMLQMFKKKEIKA from the coding sequence ATGACAGAGGCATTACTTGCTGCTTTGTTTGTATTTGTTTTGGCATCTTTTATCGGCTTTGAAGTCATCAACAAAATACCACCGACTCTACACACGCCCTTAATGTCAGGCTCAAACGCGATTTCTGGCATTTCGGTACTTGGGGCAATAGTAGCTTCAGGTGCTAGAGAAACAAGTGTCTCAGTGATTCTCGGTTTGATTGCTGTGGTATTGGCAACTGTTAACGTTATAGGTGGCTTCCTTGTCACAGATAGAATGCTGCAAATGTTCAAGAAGAAGGAGATTAAGGCGTGA